Below is a window of Candidatus Taylorbacteria bacterium DNA.
ACTCGCGTCGTGGCTGTATTTTTTGAGCGATTCCTCATCGTCCGCCACATCGCCTTTCACAAATTGTTTTATTTCTTCTTTCATGATATTCAATGGAAATGTATGAGCTTGACTTTTTTCTTTGATTAGCTATTATAGTAATACAAATGCCTTCGGGCTCGCCCTCTCACGAGGGAGAAAAATAAGAAAGACCGTCAGAGTATATCTTTGACGGTTTTTCTTATTCCTTCCCTCCCCTCCTCAGTTGAGGAGGGGTTAGGGGTGGTGCTGCCCAAAACTTCTTGCATCTTTATCAAAACTCCGTTTAGGTTTGTATTTACTTCATTATTCCAGAACCTTAGAACGTCACATCCTATGCTATTAAAAAACTTTGTCCTCCTAAAATCATATTCTTTATTGTTATCGTCATCATGCTGACTACCGTCGATTTCAATGACAAGTTTCTTTTGTGAACAATAAAAATCCACGATGTATTGACCGACACTGTGTTGTCTTCTGAATTTATATCCGAGTTGTCCATTTTTCAACCTTGACCAGAGAATAATTTCTTGAGGTGTCGCGCTACTTCGCAAAGATTTTCGCATATCTTTAAGGATATTAAGATTATGAACAGTTCGCATATAAAAATTTTCACACCACCCCGCCGCGGACGGCACCCCTCCTCATCCGAGGATGGGAGGAGGAAAATAAACTAATTTACATCTTATTAAACAACTTCAGCCGAGCCTCCGCCACCCTCTCCACTTCCTCCATGGGTAATTTCATATATTTATACGGCGCGACCTCTTCGGGATTTTCCGCCAGGGACTTTTTGATTCCGTTTACGAATGCGACCCGAAGCTCGGTGGAAATGTGCGTGATTGAAATCCCGGCGTCAATTGCAGAAACTAAATCTTCGTCCACCGTTCCCGAGCCTCCATGAAGAACGAGGGGGATGCCCGACGCAACTCTAATATCTTTGATTCTCTTTATGTCGAGGCGGGGGTCATGTCCCACTCGCATCATGCCGTGGACGTTCCCCACCGCCGGAGCCAGAAGATCGATTCCCGTCATTTCAACAAATTTTTTCGCAACGTCCGGATGGGTAAGGTCATCACCCGTAACTTTTACGCCCTCGGGAAGCGCGTCCAATACTTTGGACGACTGACCGATGTATCCAAGCTCCCCCTCAATTAAAATATCGGGGCGGACACTTTTTGCATATTCAACGCACTTCTTTGTCATCGCCACATTTTCATCGAAAGAAAGCTTCGCCCCGTCAATGATTGCAAGATCAAACCCTGCATCTATCGCTTCCTTCACCCGCTCAAAACTATACGTGTGGTCAGCATTCAAAAAGACCGGGAAATTCGCTTCTTCCCGAAGACTTCGAACAACCGCCACAATTTGCTTTACTCCAAAAAAAGCGCGTTCACCTTCCGATGCTCCAATAATGACGGGAACACCGAGCTTCTTAGCCGCTGTGAACACCGCTTGAACCATCTCGATGTTTGAAATATTAAAATGTCCGATTGCGACCTTATTTTTTTCCGCCTCGGCAATGTATTCAAGAAGCGTTTTCATGGGGATATTGTATCACAATCCATCGGTATGGAAAATTCGAAATTCGAAGAGCGAAATTCGAAAAAATTCAGAATAATTAACTGAAAGATCAGTTGCTTGAATTTAGAATTTTTTCACATTTTTTCGAATTTCGAATTTCGGATTTCGTGCTTATATTTTTGCTTTTTGCTATACTATTCGAATATGAGAAACATGGACTTCCTCGCCATCGGTGACGTTACCACCGACGCGTTCATCCGAATCAAGGACGCGAGCGTAACCTGCGACCTGGACCGCCGTAATTGCAAGCTCTCTTTGAATTTCGCCGACAAAGTGCCCTACGAATCGGTGACAGAACTTCCAGGAGTCGGAAACAGCCCTAACGCCGCCGTCTGCGCCGCCCGACTCGGACTCTCTTCGGCAATTGTTACGAATGTGGGCGATGATGAAAACGGGAAAGCTTGTGAAAAAGCTTTGAAGCAAAACGGGGTTAAGGCCAACTACCTCACCCGAGAAAAAGGCAGAAAAACAAATTACCACTACGCCCTTTGGTATGAAGACGAACGAACGATTTTAGTAAAACATGAGGAATTCAACTATTCCCTTCCAAAAATACAGACTCCTTCCTGGGCATATGTGAGCTCTCTCGGGTCAAACTCATTCAACTACCATTTGGAAATTATTGAGTTTCTAAAGAAAAATCCGGAGGTGAAACTTGTTTTTCAGCCCGGAACATTCCAAATGAAGCTCGGTCGGGAGAAACTAAAAGATATTTACGCGCGGTCAGAAATTTTTATCTGTAATGTTGAAGAAGCGCAGAGAATACTTGACATGCCAAACGGAGAAATAAAAGCACTGCTGGCAAAGATGCACACGCTTGGACCGAAAATTGTTTCAATAACCGACGGTCCGAAAGGCGCCTACGCTTCCGACGGAAAAGCGCAGTGGTTCATGCCGATCTACCCCGACCCAAAACCCCCTCTTGAGAGAACAGGTTGCGGAGACTCCTTTGCCGCTACCCTTACGGTGGCAATTTCTCTAGGCAAAAGCTTAGAAGAAGCTCTCCTGTGGGCGCCGATTAACCCCATGTCTGTGGTACAATATGTGGGGGCGCAGGAAGGGCTTTTGAGCCGAAAAGCGCTAGAGGATCTCTTAGCGAGGGCACCTGCCGATTATAAACCTAGAAAAATATGAATGAAGCCGAAAAAACGGAATTTCTTGAGGACGTGGCGGCTGAAAAAATAGCTTTCGCGTCAGAAGACCAAGAAAAAGTGGCGCACGAGCTCAAAATCCTTCAGACAAAATTGCGCAAACGTTTCAGTATGAACGATCGAGCTTTGATTGCGGGAGCGGAAGAAATGACGATGAATAGCGGGCAGAAGGAAGAAGCTTGGAAAGAATTGCGAACGATTCAGAGTGACATTTCTAAAATGCTCGCCGATAGATCCAGCGGACGAGAAGAGCTTAAAAGAATTGAGAAACGTATTCAATCGCTTGAGTCCATTCTTTCTCCAGAGAATCAATGAGTCGGTCTCGGAAATGACTTTTTTCACATCTCCAAACGCGTGTTGGAGATTTTTTCTACACTTTCAAATCGCCATTCTTATTCTTCCTTAAAAATGTCAAGTTTCGACAATAATTCTGTTTTGATTTCTTCAGGAGTGTTCACTAGATATTTATCTCTGACGTATGCTTGACGTTTGAGCAGGGCTTGTAAGTTTGCATTCGCTTGTTTGTATTGTTCTTCAAATTCCTTCGGAAATAATCCTTCTAATATTTGAAAGTATGCGAAAATTACGGAGAGAGTACTGCCGTAACAAGCGATCCACGGGTTACGACTTCCACCTTTCAATTCATTATCAATGTTAGCGGGCGCTTGACTGATTGCTTTCTTGATAATTTTTATTATCCCTTCCTCGGTATTCTCATCATTTTCGTTTGAGTTATCACCTCCTTCAGTATTTAGTACACCTTTTTCAAGTAGATTTGTCATTTTTTTGATGCTATTTTCTTTTTAAAACTTTATTGACCGCATCTCTAATATCTTTTTCGCCCATTCCATAATGCTCGAGAAGTTCCTCTGGCTTTCCTGATTGACCGAATTCATCTTTCACTCCTACAAACTCTTGTGGAACGGGATAATTTTTGGCCAAGAATTCTGCAACAGCGGAGCCCATTCCGCCAGCTATTTGATGCTCCTCTACAGTGACAATTCTTCCCGTCTCTTTAGCAAGACGCAGTATGGCATGTTCGTCCAAGGGCTTAATGGTTGAGAGATTAAGAACTTTCACTCCTATCTTCTCTTTCTCCAATTCCTTGGCGACTTTGAGCGCTTTGTGAAGAAGCGCGCCTGTCGCGATAATACCCACTTCTGCCTTTCCTACAATTGGTTCGAAGAAAACGTGCGCTTTTCCTACCTCAAATGGAGTATCCTCCGTAGTTATAACAGGAGTTTTATCGCGTGCGAGCCGAAGATAAACCGGCTTCCCCATCTTCGCCACAGCTTGGGTTGCCTTCTTGGCTTCTATTGCATCGCATGGCGAAATTACAACCATGTTGGGAATAACCCGAGTGATGGCAATGTCTTCAATCGCCTGATGCGTCCCCCCATCGGGACCCACAGAAATTCCAGCGTGTGAGCCCGCTATAATTACCGCTCTGTCGTTGTAACAAATCGTTGTGCGAATCTGCTCCCAGTTTCTGCCCGGAGAAAACATGGCGTAAGAGGAAATGAACGGGATTTTCCCCATTGCTGACATCCCCGAAGCCACGCTAGCCAAATTCTGCTCGGCCACCCCCATTTCGATAAACCTCTCTGGAAATTTATTTTTGAAAAGATGCATCTTGGTGCTCTCTGTTAGGTCAGCGCAAAGGCCCACGACCCTTTTGTCCGCTTCTCCCGCGAGCACCAAACCTTCCCCGAACCCTTTACGGATTTCGGCCAATTCGACATCATTGTCAAAGAGTTTGGAATTGAGTTTTTGAGATTGGCTTAACATTATAGCAGTCCTTTTATTTTAAGAATCCCGAAGCTAATCGAAGATATAACTAAAATTATTCCTTCAATCCTTCTTAGTGAATAGTCTCGCAAGGTCTGCGGGTAGTCGTAACTGGCTTTTTTATTGAAAAGGAGCGTAATACCCAGAAGAAAGCTCACAGCTA
It encodes the following:
- a CDS encoding endonuclease domain-containing protein, coding for MRTVHNLNILKDMRKSLRSSATPQEIILWSRLKNGQLGYKFRRQHSVGQYIVDFYCSQKKLVIEIDGSQHDDDNNKEYDFRRTKFFNSIGCDVLRFWNNEVNTNLNGVLIKMQEVLGSTTPNPSSTEEGREGIRKTVKDIL
- a CDS encoding class II fructose-bisphosphate aldolase; translated protein: MKTLLEYIAEAEKNKVAIGHFNISNIEMVQAVFTAAKKLGVPVIIGASEGERAFFGVKQIVAVVRSLREEANFPVFLNADHTYSFERVKEAIDAGFDLAIIDGAKLSFDENVAMTKKCVEYAKSVRPDILIEGELGYIGQSSKVLDALPEGVKVTGDDLTHPDVAKKFVEMTGIDLLAPAVGNVHGMMRVGHDPRLDIKRIKDIRVASGIPLVLHGGSGTVDEDLVSAIDAGISITHISTELRVAFVNGIKKSLAENPEEVAPYKYMKLPMEEVERVAEARLKLFNKM
- a CDS encoding carbohydrate kinase family protein, which translates into the protein MRNMDFLAIGDVTTDAFIRIKDASVTCDLDRRNCKLSLNFADKVPYESVTELPGVGNSPNAAVCAARLGLSSAIVTNVGDDENGKACEKALKQNGVKANYLTREKGRKTNYHYALWYEDERTILVKHEEFNYSLPKIQTPSWAYVSSLGSNSFNYHLEIIEFLKKNPEVKLVFQPGTFQMKLGREKLKDIYARSEIFICNVEEAQRILDMPNGEIKALLAKMHTLGPKIVSITDGPKGAYASDGKAQWFMPIYPDPKPPLERTGCGDSFAATLTVAISLGKSLEEALLWAPINPMSVVQYVGAQEGLLSRKALEDLLARAPADYKPRKI
- a CDS encoding transketolase C-terminal domain-containing protein, translated to MLSQSQKLNSKLFDNDVELAEIRKGFGEGLVLAGEADKRVVGLCADLTESTKMHLFKNKFPERFIEMGVAEQNLASVASGMSAMGKIPFISSYAMFSPGRNWEQIRTTICYNDRAVIIAGSHAGISVGPDGGTHQAIEDIAITRVIPNMVVISPCDAIEAKKATQAVAKMGKPVYLRLARDKTPVITTEDTPFEVGKAHVFFEPIVGKAEVGIIATGALLHKALKVAKELEKEKIGVKVLNLSTIKPLDEHAILRLAKETGRIVTVEEHQIAGGMGSAVAEFLAKNYPVPQEFVGVKDEFGQSGKPEELLEHYGMGEKDIRDAVNKVLKRK